A single genomic interval of Gammaproteobacteria bacterium harbors:
- a CDS encoding YebC/PmpR family DNA-binding transcriptional regulator codes for MGRAFEVRKAAMAKTSVMKAKVYSRYGREIYVCAKNGGLDPNNNLTLRSLMDKAKKDQVPGHIIEKALEKAKGGAGEDFAPARYEGFGPGGCNVIVDCLTDNNNRTYGDVRQCFIKAKAKIGAPGAVAHSFDHRAVFLFKGDNEEQVLEALMEADVDVSDIESANGSIEVLTPPTEYFKAKTALTNLLGESADFEVDEITFLPHEMTTITGDDVALFEKFMALLDDCDDVQKVYHNATIE; via the coding sequence ATGGGTAGAGCATTCGAAGTCCGCAAAGCGGCCATGGCCAAAACATCCGTCATGAAGGCCAAAGTTTACTCCCGCTATGGACGTGAAATTTATGTCTGTGCCAAAAACGGCGGCTTGGACCCCAACAACAACTTAACACTGCGCAGCTTGATGGATAAGGCCAAGAAAGACCAAGTGCCTGGACACATCATCGAAAAAGCCCTTGAAAAAGCCAAGGGCGGCGCGGGTGAAGATTTCGCACCCGCTCGCTACGAGGGCTTCGGTCCTGGTGGTTGCAACGTCATCGTCGACTGCTTGACTGACAACAACAATCGCACCTATGGCGACGTTCGCCAGTGCTTCATCAAGGCCAAAGCCAAAATCGGCGCACCAGGTGCGGTTGCTCACAGTTTTGATCACCGCGCTGTATTCCTGTTTAAGGGCGACAACGAAGAACAAGTACTGGAAGCGCTCATGGAAGCCGACGTGGATGTTAGCGACATTGAATCTGCCAACGGCAGCATTGAAGTGTTGACGCCACCCACCGAATATTTCAAAGCCAAAACCGCGTTAACCAATTTGCTGGGTGAAAGTGCTGATTTTGAAGTTGATGAAATCACCTTCCTGCCGCACGAAATGACGACCATCACTGGTGACGATGTTGCGCTGTTTGAAAAATTTATGGCGTTGCTGGATGACTGCGACGACGTACAAAAAGTGTATCACAACGCGACTATCGAATAG
- a CDS encoding peroxiredoxin codes for MLTTNTQAPAFSLSNQDKQPLSLAQYAGKKNVVLYFYPKDDTPGCTLEANQFTALADQFAAADTVVLGVSKDSCDSHRAFMDKYNLKVQLVSDPEGQLCELYGVWQEKEKNGIKKMGIVRSTFIINKQGLLVDVEYGVNADGHAQAVLEKITKL; via the coding sequence ATGCTGACGACAAACACCCAAGCCCCGGCATTTTCCCTGTCAAATCAAGACAAACAACCACTGAGCCTGGCGCAATACGCCGGCAAGAAAAATGTCGTTCTCTACTTCTACCCAAAAGATGACACTCCTGGCTGCACCCTGGAAGCCAATCAATTTACCGCCCTCGCCGATCAATTTGCGGCGGCAGATACTGTCGTCCTCGGTGTCAGCAAAGACTCCTGCGACAGCCACCGCGCCTTCATGGACAAGTACAACCTGAAAGTTCAGCTCGTGTCAGACCCGGAAGGCCAGCTCTGCGAGCTCTACGGCGTGTGGCAGGAAAAAGAAAAGAACGGCATCAAGAAAATGGGCATCGTCCGCTCTACGTTCATCATCAACAAGCAAGGCTTGCTGGTCGACGTGGAATATGGCGTCAATGCCGATGGTCACGCCCAAGCCGTGCTGGAAAAAATAACCAAGCTCTAA
- a CDS encoding DMT family transporter, protein MSVPFAYLGVILIWSTTPLAVKWSSVGGSFLFGVASRNVVGLLLGMALLLALRIPLTINKHAWRAYVSVGVTLYLGLMGVYFGAQFVPSGLISVLYGWTPFFIAVFALLWFGENNFSVGKSFGMLLGISGLVVIFSDSLQLGESALLGITAVLLSVAVHAFGSLWFKRVHVEGLSAMAVTVGGLWVSLPLFLLSWWLLDGSVPSEPPSRTIAAIVYLGVFGSVLGAMLYFYALHHLGAMSMSLLTLITPVAALVLGVVANDEHISTDTLYGVALILWGLVMFQFEGIRRRWSLYRMRA, encoded by the coding sequence ATGTCGGTGCCGTTTGCGTATCTGGGGGTCATTTTGATCTGGTCAACTACACCGTTGGCGGTGAAGTGGAGCAGCGTCGGTGGCAGCTTTTTGTTTGGCGTGGCCAGCCGAAATGTGGTTGGTTTGCTGCTGGGCATGGCGCTGTTGCTGGCGTTGCGTATTCCCCTAACGATAAACAAACATGCCTGGCGAGCCTATGTTTCGGTAGGTGTCACTCTATATCTGGGACTGATGGGGGTATATTTTGGCGCGCAGTTTGTTCCATCGGGATTGATTTCGGTGCTGTATGGATGGACGCCGTTTTTTATCGCCGTGTTTGCCTTGCTGTGGTTTGGTGAGAACAATTTCAGCGTGGGCAAATCGTTTGGAATGCTGTTGGGGATAAGCGGTTTGGTAGTTATTTTTTCTGATTCACTGCAGTTGGGTGAATCAGCGTTGCTAGGGATAACTGCGGTACTGCTGTCGGTGGCAGTTCATGCGTTTGGCAGCTTGTGGTTCAAGCGCGTGCATGTGGAGGGACTGTCGGCTATGGCGGTTACCGTGGGTGGTTTGTGGGTGTCATTGCCGCTGTTTTTGCTCAGTTGGTGGTTGTTGGATGGCAGTGTACCCAGCGAGCCGCCGTCACGCACGATAGCGGCAATTGTTTATCTGGGAGTGTTTGGCTCGGTGTTGGGGGCGATGCTGTATTTCTATGCGCTACATCACCTTGGCGCGATGAGCATGTCACTGCTGACGCTGATTACGCCAGTGGCGGCATTGGTGCTGGGGGTGGTGGCAAACGATGAACACATTTCGACGGATACCTTGTACGGTGTCGCGTTGATTTTGTGGGGATTGGTGATGTTTCAGTTTGAGGGCATACGCCGGCGTTGGTCACTCTACAGAATGAGAGCCTGA
- a CDS encoding 3-hydroxyacyl-CoA dehydrogenase NAD-binding domain-containing protein codes for MTDLNALKHWKRKVDEHGVWWLHLDQQDAAANVLCVPVIEELDALLDDAIKQKPKGIIFLSDKANGFIAGADIKEFTKIENFEHAVNHIRRGQNVLNKIESMPCTTVALIHGFCMGGGAELALACNYRIADDGPKTSIGLPEVQLGIHPGFGGTVRLPPLIGAPNAMDLMLTGKTLDARKAAKMGVIDYAVPTRHFLTAALQVVLEKPKRKQLKGMLKFTNHALVRPILASMMRKQVAQKAPKDHYPAPYAIIKLWKKYMDNPRKMMEEEARSVAKLVTGDTSRNLVKVFFLREQLKNLGKLPEHLKSIGKPKHVHVIGAGVMGGDIAAWCALRGLTVTLQDRHAENLGKAIGRAHKLFSKKMKGDRLGIIAAMDRLIPDIHGHGIPKADVIVEAIVENIEAKQGLYAQLEPKMKPNALLTTNTSSIPLEVLSKTLAKPERLVGLHFFNPVAQMPLIEIVTADNTDADTATRVGAFAAQIGKLPLPVKSAPGFLVNRILMPYMMEAVKLKEEGVSIADIDNAALKFGMPMGPLHLADTVGLDICLHVAQILGKELGLEVPSSLQKMVEAGKLGAKSGEGFYSYSGGKKNEVGAGGANASKLQHITERLIGRMVNEAVACLREGVVENRNHLDAGVIFGTGFAPFRGGPINFAESQGFEKYSSSLDRLASSHGGVFKPDDGWKSLIS; via the coding sequence ATGACGGACTTGAATGCATTAAAACACTGGAAAAGAAAAGTTGATGAACACGGCGTGTGGTGGCTGCATCTTGATCAGCAGGATGCAGCAGCCAACGTGCTCTGTGTACCGGTCATCGAAGAACTGGATGCGCTGCTTGATGATGCAATAAAACAAAAACCCAAGGGCATTATTTTTCTGTCCGACAAAGCCAACGGTTTTATTGCCGGTGCAGACATCAAGGAATTCACCAAAATTGAAAACTTTGAACACGCGGTAAACCATATCCGCCGTGGCCAAAATGTGCTGAACAAAATCGAATCCATGCCCTGCACCACCGTGGCACTGATTCACGGTTTCTGCATGGGTGGCGGTGCCGAGCTGGCGCTGGCCTGTAATTATCGTATTGCCGATGACGGCCCCAAAACCAGCATTGGTTTGCCCGAAGTACAACTGGGCATTCACCCGGGTTTTGGTGGCACAGTGCGTTTGCCACCACTGATCGGCGCGCCCAACGCCATGGATTTGATGTTGACCGGCAAAACGCTGGACGCACGCAAAGCGGCCAAAATGGGCGTCATCGATTATGCAGTTCCCACGCGTCATTTCCTGACAGCAGCACTGCAAGTGGTACTGGAAAAGCCCAAGCGCAAGCAGCTTAAAGGCATGCTCAAATTTACCAATCATGCCTTGGTTCGCCCCATACTGGCGTCCATGATGCGCAAACAGGTCGCACAAAAAGCGCCAAAAGACCACTACCCTGCGCCTTATGCCATCATCAAACTGTGGAAAAAGTACATGGACAATCCACGCAAGATGATGGAAGAAGAAGCACGCTCGGTCGCCAAACTGGTCACGGGCGACACGTCCAGAAATCTGGTCAAAGTGTTCTTCTTGCGTGAACAACTAAAAAATCTGGGCAAACTGCCCGAACATTTGAAATCAATAGGCAAACCCAAACACGTACACGTGATCGGTGCCGGTGTCATGGGTGGTGACATTGCTGCGTGGTGCGCATTGCGCGGCTTGACGGTAACACTGCAAGATCGCCATGCGGAAAATCTGGGTAAGGCCATTGGCCGTGCGCACAAACTGTTCAGCAAAAAAATGAAAGGCGATCGCCTGGGCATTATCGCGGCGATGGATAGATTGATTCCCGACATACACGGACACGGCATTCCCAAGGCCGATGTGATTGTCGAAGCCATTGTCGAAAACATCGAAGCCAAGCAAGGTTTGTACGCCCAACTTGAACCGAAGATGAAACCCAATGCACTGCTCACCACCAACACCTCCAGTATTCCACTGGAAGTGCTGAGCAAAACCTTGGCAAAACCTGAACGCCTGGTAGGTTTGCACTTTTTCAATCCCGTCGCACAAATGCCATTGATTGAAATTGTCACCGCCGACAACACCGACGCCGATACCGCTACGCGTGTTGGTGCGTTTGCCGCGCAAATTGGCAAACTGCCACTGCCAGTGAAAAGCGCCCCAGGCTTCCTGGTCAATCGCATCCTCATGCCATACATGATGGAAGCGGTCAAACTCAAGGAAGAAGGCGTTTCCATTGCCGACATCGACAATGCCGCGCTGAAATTCGGTATGCCGATGGGACCACTGCATTTGGCAGACACCGTTGGCCTGGATATTTGCCTGCACGTTGCGCAAATCCTGGGTAAGGAACTGGGCCTGGAAGTACCTTCTTCACTGCAAAAAATGGTGGAAGCCGGCAAACTGGGCGCCAAATCCGGTGAAGGCTTTTACTCTTACAGCGGTGGCAAGAAAAATGAAGTGGGTGCCGGTGGTGCAAACGCCAGCAAATTGCAGCACATCACCGAGCGTCTGATTGGTCGCATGGTCAACGAAGCCGTCGCCTGTCTGCGTGAAGGTGTGGTGGAAAATCGCAATCACCTGGATGCGGGCGTCATTTTCGGTACCGGCTTCGCGCCCTTCCGTGGTGGCCCGATCAATTTTGCCGAATCTCAGGGATTCGAGAAATACAGTTCCAGTCTCGATCGCCTCGCATCATCGCATGGCGGCGTATTCAAACCAGACGATGGTTGGAAAAGTTTGATCAGCTAA
- a CDS encoding acyl-CoA dehydrogenase: protein MLALAIFFVAFLALGFKRVGFGGWTVGLGVTLLFITFFVKTSPLILAILWLSTLIIGVIFNQTTLRKNLISNPMLAFFRRALPSMSQTEKDALEAGTVWWDGDLFSGNPDWKKLLEFHGPGLTKEEQAFIDGPVEQLCAMLDDWKINTDLNDLPPEVWKFIKDNGFFGMIIPKEYGGHHFSARAHSEVVMKISSRSVAAAVTVMVPNSLGPAELLLRYGTDAQKNHYLPRLAKGDDIPCFALTSPEAGSDASSIPDTGIVCRQDFNGQKDVLGIRVTWDKRYITLGPVATVLGLAFKLYDPEHLIGEQADLGITCALIPTNHPGVNIGRRHYPLAIAFQNGPNWGKDVFIPMDWVIGGQQQAGKGWRMLMECLAAGRSISLPALSVGGAKFSSLSMGAYARIRKQFKTPIGYFEGIEEPLARMAGYTYMMDAARTLTADALDAGQSPSVISAILKYTLTERMRRAVNDAMDIQGGSAICLGPHNILGKLYHAIPISITVEGANILTRSLIIYGQGAIRCHPYIFKEMLAAQDSDHARASADFDSLFWRHINFTVSNMSRSLIFGLTNGMGANVPDHKETKHYYQQLTRFSAAFAMVSDFAMLTLGGALKRKEKLSGRLADVLGLLYLTSATLKRYEDQGFPSADLPLVRWACEQNLFEIQQALDGILNNLPSKALGLALRVFVFPTGRRFTPPSDNLGRKVARIILNDSEARDRLTKGVFVPKNTTDQVGRMEAALRMSDQVDQLERKLFRARKEGEISGRVMSEMLEDAVRKNLITESEKAFYDEYDVLRKEVIKVDDFAPDAFKLNPKS from the coding sequence ATGTTAGCGCTAGCCATATTTTTTGTAGCCTTCCTTGCCCTTGGCTTTAAACGGGTAGGATTTGGTGGATGGACCGTGGGCCTGGGTGTGACGCTGCTATTCATCACCTTCTTCGTCAAAACGTCTCCGCTGATCCTCGCCATTTTATGGCTGAGTACCTTGATCATCGGCGTCATCTTCAACCAGACGACCTTGCGCAAAAATTTGATATCCAATCCCATGCTGGCATTTTTCCGTCGTGCGCTCCCCTCCATGTCGCAAACAGAAAAAGACGCGCTGGAAGCCGGCACGGTTTGGTGGGATGGAGACTTGTTCAGCGGCAATCCTGATTGGAAAAAGCTGTTGGAATTTCACGGTCCCGGCCTGACAAAAGAAGAGCAAGCCTTCATTGATGGCCCGGTTGAACAACTGTGCGCCATGCTGGATGACTGGAAGATCAATACAGATTTAAATGATCTGCCCCCCGAAGTCTGGAAATTCATCAAGGACAACGGCTTCTTCGGCATGATCATTCCCAAGGAATACGGTGGTCACCACTTCTCGGCTCGCGCCCACTCTGAAGTGGTCATGAAAATCTCCAGTCGCAGCGTTGCCGCTGCCGTGACAGTGATGGTACCCAACTCGCTTGGCCCAGCCGAACTGTTGCTGCGCTACGGCACCGATGCGCAAAAAAATCACTACCTGCCACGTTTGGCCAAGGGTGACGACATTCCCTGCTTTGCGCTGACCTCACCGGAAGCCGGCAGTGACGCCAGCTCAATACCAGATACCGGCATTGTTTGCCGCCAGGATTTCAACGGCCAAAAAGATGTGCTCGGCATACGCGTCACCTGGGACAAACGCTACATCACCCTGGGCCCGGTCGCGACAGTGTTGGGTTTGGCATTCAAACTCTATGACCCTGAGCACCTCATCGGTGAACAGGCAGATCTGGGTATTACCTGCGCACTGATCCCCACCAATCACCCGGGTGTCAACATTGGTCGCCGTCACTATCCCTTGGCAATCGCGTTCCAAAATGGACCAAACTGGGGTAAAGATGTGTTTATCCCCATGGACTGGGTCATTGGTGGTCAGCAACAAGCCGGCAAAGGCTGGCGCATGTTGATGGAATGCTTGGCAGCGGGTCGATCCATTTCACTGCCCGCACTAAGTGTAGGCGGCGCAAAGTTCTCCAGCTTGTCCATGGGTGCATACGCACGCATTCGTAAACAATTCAAAACACCGATTGGTTATTTCGAAGGCATCGAAGAGCCCCTGGCACGCATGGCCGGCTACACCTATATGATGGATGCAGCGCGTACCTTGACTGCAGATGCATTGGATGCAGGCCAAAGTCCATCGGTAATTTCGGCCATCCTCAAATACACACTGACCGAACGCATGCGTCGTGCAGTCAATGACGCCATGGACATTCAGGGCGGTTCAGCCATTTGTTTGGGCCCGCATAATATTCTGGGCAAGCTCTATCACGCGATTCCCATCAGTATCACGGTGGAAGGCGCGAATATTCTTACCCGTTCGCTGATCATTTATGGTCAAGGTGCAATTCGTTGCCATCCGTACATTTTCAAAGAAATGCTGGCAGCACAGGATTCAGACCACGCCCGTGCAAGTGCCGATTTTGACAGTTTGTTCTGGCGCCATATCAATTTCACGGTGTCAAACATGTCACGTTCGCTGATTTTTGGTTTGACCAACGGGATGGGCGCCAATGTTCCCGATCACAAGGAAACCAAACACTACTACCAACAACTCACCCGCTTCAGTGCGGCATTCGCCATGGTCTCGGATTTTGCAATGCTGACCTTGGGCGGCGCACTCAAGCGCAAGGAAAAATTGTCTGGTCGCCTGGCTGACGTGTTGGGCTTGCTCTATCTGACCTCGGCCACGCTTAAGCGCTACGAAGATCAGGGTTTCCCCAGCGCGGATCTGCCACTGGTACGTTGGGCGTGTGAACAAAATCTGTTTGAAATTCAGCAAGCCCTGGACGGCATTCTCAACAATTTGCCGAGCAAGGCACTGGGCTTGGCGCTGCGCGTGTTCGTCTTCCCCACTGGTCGCCGCTTTACACCACCCAGCGACAATTTGGGCCGCAAGGTTGCGCGCATTATTCTCAACGATTCAGAAGCCAGAGATCGCCTCACCAAAGGTGTGTTCGTACCCAAAAACACCACCGATCAAGTGGGACGGATGGAAGCTGCTTTGCGTATGTCTGATCAGGTCGATCAACTGGAGCGCAAACTGTTCCGTGCCCGCAAGGAAGGTGAAATTTCCGGCCGAGTCATGTCCGAAATGCTTGAGGATGCAGTACGCAAGAACCTCATTACTGAAAGCGAAAAAGCCTTCTATGATGAATACGACGTTCTTCGCAAGGAAGTTATAAAGGTTGACGACTTTGCGCCCGATGCATTCAAACTAAATCCAAAGTCCTAG
- a CDS encoding acetyl-CoA C-acetyltransferase gives MALSSNLQGNKVFIVDGARTPFLKAKGKPGAFVAADLAVSAARPLVDRMPFDATAFDEVIMGCVMPNADEANIARILALRIGCGERTPAWTVQRNCASGMQALDCAAQNIATGRSDLILAGGVESMSHAPILLNLLMVNWLADFSRAKTAMDKIKMVAKLRGPHLKPIIGLLRGLTDPTNGLSMGQTAENLAHRFHIDRVTMDTYSMHSHHRLAKAQDEGYLADEIVDIFDSKGNLYKEDDGVRRDSDLPGLAKLKPVFDRHFGKVTAGNSAQVTDGAAVLILASEKAVRDHKLPVLARITDAQWSGLDPAEMGLGPAYAMTPILDRNKLSIKDVDYWEINEAFATQVLACREAWMSEQYCRDFLGRDKPIGEIPMDRLNVDGGGVSVGHPVGASGARITLHLAHILKRTNSKRGIASLCIGGGQGGALLIERE, from the coding sequence ATGGCGTTGAGTTCCAATCTACAAGGTAACAAAGTCTTTATTGTTGATGGTGCACGCACACCGTTTCTAAAGGCAAAAGGAAAGCCTGGAGCCTTTGTTGCTGCCGACCTTGCAGTTTCTGCAGCACGCCCTCTCGTGGACAGAATGCCATTTGATGCGACTGCATTCGATGAAGTCATCATGGGCTGTGTTATGCCCAACGCTGACGAAGCCAATATTGCACGTATTCTGGCATTACGCATTGGCTGTGGTGAACGCACTCCCGCCTGGACAGTGCAACGTAACTGCGCCTCCGGGATGCAGGCGCTGGATTGCGCCGCGCAAAATATTGCCACAGGGCGCTCTGATCTGATTCTGGCCGGCGGCGTTGAATCCATGAGCCATGCACCCATCCTGCTCAATCTGCTGATGGTGAATTGGTTGGCTGACTTTAGCCGCGCCAAAACCGCCATGGACAAAATCAAAATGGTTGCCAAGCTCCGTGGCCCACATTTGAAACCCATCATCGGCCTGCTGCGCGGATTAACCGATCCAACCAACGGCCTGTCCATGGGACAAACCGCAGAAAATCTGGCACATCGGTTCCATATCGATCGTGTCACCATGGACACTTACTCCATGCACAGCCATCATCGTTTGGCCAAGGCACAGGACGAAGGTTATTTGGCTGACGAGATCGTCGATATTTTCGACAGCAAAGGCAACCTGTACAAAGAAGACGATGGCGTGCGTCGCGACAGCGATCTGCCTGGATTGGCAAAGCTCAAGCCCGTGTTTGACCGCCACTTTGGTAAAGTCACTGCGGGCAACAGCGCGCAAGTCACCGATGGTGCAGCCGTGTTGATTCTGGCCAGCGAAAAAGCCGTGCGCGATCACAAGCTGCCAGTGCTGGCTCGCATCACGGATGCTCAATGGTCGGGGCTGGATCCCGCCGAAATGGGCTTGGGTCCAGCGTATGCGATGACACCAATTCTTGATCGCAATAAATTGTCGATTAAAGATGTCGATTACTGGGAAATCAACGAAGCCTTCGCCACCCAGGTACTCGCCTGCCGCGAAGCGTGGATGAGCGAACAGTATTGCCGCGATTTTCTCGGTCGCGATAAACCTATCGGCGAAATCCCGATGGACCGACTCAATGTCGATGGCGGCGGCGTCAGTGTCGGCCACCCAGTCGGCGCAAGCGGTGCGCGTATCACCTTGCACCTTGCTCATATTCTCAAACGCACCAACAGCAAACGCGGTATCGCCAGTCTGTGCATTGGCGGTGGTCAAGGCGGTGCTTTGTTGATCGAACGCGAATAG
- a CDS encoding carboxy terminal-processing peptidase: protein MIKIITSLFIAVQLFVMQAALAATEIKPLPEHGLSSVLITKLIERHHYKKTHLNDALSQQILEQYLKSLDPTKSILTEKEVAVFQRYSKLLDDAIKTGKLDSAFNMFEIFNERRIERANYAIKILDQNFDFNRDESFDFDRSDMAWPKNEAELNEIWRKRVKNDVLSLQLAGKKPDELKKTLRKRYERIKTYSQEIRAEDVYEIFINAYLQALEPHTSYFSPRNTENFKINMSLSLEGIGAVLQRVDDYTVVQRIITGGPADSSGLLRADDKIVGVAQGKNGEMEDIIGWRLDDVVELIRGPKDSVVRLQVLPKSAGPDGATKIITLVRNKIKLEEQQAKKSIMELGAGKDKRRIGVITLPTFYMDFDAYARGDDDYKSTTRDTEILLSELKKDNVDGIVIDLRGNGGGSLPEAVALTGLFIHSGPVVQIKDNTGNLQVDRDEDNRVAYDGPMAVLVDRYSASASEIFAGAIKDYGRGLIIGEPTYGKGTVQTVIDLNRFTRSTNTELGQIKLTMAQFFRVNGDSTQHEGVTPDIPYPVVNNKEMGERALENALPWASIKPAPFQRINGLRTDLKVLKDEHSKRIANDAGFDLLVAQDKELRDVLDKKSVSLKKSAREKERIAQESARHDRLNRFRLSRGLPALDKENIDEEGDTSVDDKLKEELENIKLREAASVLADQIRLNRTTPVVANKGAS from the coding sequence ATGATCAAAATTATCACTAGCCTGTTTATCGCTGTTCAGCTGTTCGTTATGCAGGCTGCACTGGCTGCTACCGAGATTAAACCATTGCCTGAGCATGGTTTATCCAGCGTTTTGATCACCAAACTGATCGAACGGCACCATTACAAAAAGACCCATCTGAACGACGCCCTGTCGCAGCAAATCCTTGAGCAATATCTAAAAAGTCTCGACCCTACCAAGAGCATCCTGACGGAAAAAGAAGTGGCTGTTTTCCAGCGCTACAGCAAGCTGCTGGACGATGCCATCAAGACAGGAAAGCTGGACTCCGCGTTCAACATGTTCGAGATATTCAACGAGCGCCGCATTGAGCGCGCTAATTACGCCATCAAAATACTTGATCAAAATTTCGACTTCAACCGTGACGAAAGTTTCGATTTTGACCGTTCCGACATGGCGTGGCCCAAGAACGAAGCCGAACTCAACGAAATCTGGCGTAAACGGGTAAAGAACGACGTACTCAGTCTTCAGCTGGCCGGCAAAAAGCCTGACGAGCTCAAAAAGACCCTGCGTAAGCGCTATGAGCGGATAAAAACCTATTCCCAGGAAATCCGCGCTGAAGACGTTTACGAGATTTTCATCAATGCCTATTTGCAGGCGTTGGAACCCCATACGTCCTATTTTTCACCGCGCAATACCGAGAACTTCAAGATCAACATGAGTCTATCGCTTGAAGGGATTGGCGCAGTACTGCAGCGGGTTGACGATTACACCGTGGTACAGCGCATCATTACCGGCGGCCCGGCGGATTCCAGTGGTCTGCTGCGTGCTGACGACAAAATCGTCGGCGTTGCCCAAGGCAAGAACGGCGAAATGGAAGACATCATCGGCTGGCGACTAGACGATGTGGTCGAACTGATTCGCGGCCCGAAAGACTCGGTTGTACGCCTGCAGGTACTGCCCAAATCAGCCGGTCCCGATGGCGCAACCAAGATCATTACCCTGGTACGTAACAAGATCAAACTGGAAGAACAACAGGCCAAAAAATCCATCATGGAGCTTGGCGCAGGCAAAGATAAACGCCGGATCGGCGTTATCACCCTGCCCACGTTCTATATGGACTTTGACGCCTACGCACGCGGTGACGACGATTACAAATCCACTACTCGCGACACCGAGATTTTGCTGAGCGAACTCAAGAAAGACAACGTCGATGGTATCGTTATCGATTTGCGTGGTAACGGTGGTGGTTCCCTGCCCGAGGCCGTCGCCCTGACTGGCCTGTTCATTCATTCTGGCCCAGTGGTACAGATCAAAGACAACACCGGCAACCTGCAGGTAGATCGTGACGAAGACAACCGCGTGGCCTATGACGGCCCCATGGCAGTGCTGGTCGATCGCTACAGCGCTTCTGCCTCGGAGATTTTTGCTGGCGCCATCAAAGATTACGGTCGTGGCCTGATCATCGGTGAGCCCACCTACGGCAAAGGCACCGTACAAACCGTGATAGACCTCAACCGTTTCACCCGTTCCACCAACACCGAACTGGGACAAATCAAACTCACCATGGCGCAGTTTTTCCGCGTCAACGGTGACAGCACTCAGCACGAAGGCGTCACACCAGACATCCCCTATCCCGTGGTCAACAACAAGGAAATGGGTGAGCGTGCTCTGGAAAATGCACTGCCCTGGGCCAGCATCAAACCAGCCCCCTTCCAACGCATCAACGGTCTGCGCACTGATCTTAAAGTGTTGAAAGACGAGCACAGCAAGCGCATTGCCAACGATGCGGGCTTTGATTTACTGGTAGCTCAAGACAAAGAGCTAAGAGACGTGTTGGATAAAAAATCAGTCTCGTTGAAAAAATCCGCGCGTGAAAAAGAACGTATTGCCCAGGAATCTGCACGCCATGATCGCCTTAACCGCTTCCGCCTCTCGCGTGGCTTACCCGCTTTGGACAAGGAAAACATCGACGAGGAAGGTGATACTTCTGTGGATGACAAGTTAAAAGAGGAACTGGAGAATATCAAACTGCGTGAAGCTGCCAGCGTGCTTGCCGATCAAATCAGACTCAATCGCACTACGCCGGTCGTGGCCAACAAAGGCGCCAGCTAA